The following are from one region of the Nocardioides marmotae genome:
- a CDS encoding PPA1309 family protein, which translates to MSDLPENADLPEGADVPEGADLPTETGEEQDGLLDDLDVDPALASAVLEIEGHLAGDGWDQPARLYALVETAALVRQEPVLAAQMGLDASSEQGSLTAVEQDQLAPDVPLEQVLETILWPAGVVGCAAVVERLVLPPGADAEVPEDPAEAEEFAREHPDRQEVRIVAGATRDGSTYCALRLRAHDDDQSVVGGADLVPGLLALLRATLEEDDTMNEKTTDRTEQPGGEA; encoded by the coding sequence GTGAGCGACCTGCCCGAGAACGCCGACCTGCCCGAGGGCGCCGACGTGCCCGAGGGCGCCGACCTGCCCACCGAGACCGGGGAGGAACAGGACGGCCTGCTCGACGACCTCGACGTCGACCCCGCGCTCGCCTCGGCCGTCCTGGAGATCGAGGGCCACCTCGCCGGGGACGGCTGGGACCAGCCGGCGCGGCTCTACGCGCTGGTCGAGACCGCGGCGCTGGTGCGCCAGGAGCCCGTGCTCGCTGCGCAGATGGGGCTCGACGCGTCCTCGGAGCAGGGGTCGCTGACGGCCGTCGAGCAGGACCAGCTGGCACCCGACGTACCGTTGGAGCAGGTGCTGGAGACGATCCTGTGGCCCGCCGGCGTGGTCGGCTGCGCCGCGGTCGTCGAGCGGCTCGTGCTCCCGCCGGGCGCGGACGCCGAGGTGCCCGAGGACCCCGCCGAGGCCGAGGAGTTCGCGCGCGAGCACCCGGACCGGCAGGAGGTCCGCATCGTCGCGGGGGCGACCCGCGACGGATCCACGTACTGCGCGCTGAGGTTGCGCGCTCACGACGACGACCAGTCGGTCGTCGGAGGCGCCGATCTGGTGCCCGGCCTGCTCGCACTGCTGCGGGCCACGCTCGAGGAGGACGACACGATGAACGAGAAGACCACCGACCGCACCGAGCAGCCGGGAGGGGAGGCGTGA
- a CDS encoding YlbL family protein: MTQRTLAALLAVPLVVALLVAAARTPLPYVTYEPGLTVDVLGEDGGSEIVEIDGEQTYRDDGELRMTTVFVSRPNAEVSLFEVLGDWLSDEDAVYPYDAVYEQGTTDEQNREEGAVDMVTSQDVATAVALQELGYDVEPAVEVLLVSKDTPADGKLQTGDVFLEANGTEIEEPQDLVDAVQATPEGEPVTFRVLRKGEERTVEVVPELVDGTPQVGVRLGTGYTFPFEVEVKVDPAIGGPSAGLMFSLGIYDTLTEGSLTGGKTVAGTGTIDPEGKVGPIGGIQQKIVGARDAGAELFLVPPDNCADALGAPNEDMRLVRAETMHDAVEAIEAWVKDPDAKLPSCED; the protein is encoded by the coding sequence ATGACGCAGCGTACGCTCGCCGCCCTCCTGGCGGTGCCGCTCGTGGTCGCGCTGCTCGTCGCCGCCGCCCGGACCCCGCTGCCCTACGTCACCTACGAGCCCGGGCTGACCGTCGACGTCCTCGGTGAGGACGGCGGCTCGGAGATCGTCGAGATCGACGGCGAGCAGACCTACCGCGACGACGGCGAGCTGCGGATGACCACGGTGTTCGTCTCCCGGCCCAACGCCGAGGTCTCGCTCTTCGAGGTGCTCGGCGACTGGCTGAGCGACGAGGACGCGGTCTATCCCTACGACGCCGTCTACGAGCAGGGCACCACCGACGAGCAGAACCGCGAGGAGGGCGCCGTCGACATGGTCACCTCCCAGGACGTCGCGACCGCGGTCGCCCTCCAGGAGCTGGGGTACGACGTGGAGCCGGCCGTCGAGGTGCTGCTGGTCAGCAAGGACACCCCGGCCGACGGCAAGCTCCAGACGGGCGACGTGTTCCTCGAGGCCAACGGCACCGAGATCGAGGAGCCGCAGGACCTCGTGGACGCCGTCCAGGCGACGCCCGAGGGCGAGCCGGTGACCTTCCGCGTGCTGCGCAAGGGCGAGGAGCGGACCGTCGAGGTCGTGCCCGAGCTCGTCGACGGCACGCCCCAGGTGGGGGTCCGGCTCGGCACCGGCTACACGTTCCCGTTCGAGGTCGAGGTCAAGGTCGACCCGGCGATCGGCGGGCCCAGCGCCGGCCTGATGTTCAGCCTGGGCATCTACGACACCCTCACCGAGGGCTCCCTGACCGGCGGCAAGACCGTTGCCGGGACCGGGACGATCGACCCCGAGGGGAAGGTCGGCCCCATCGGCGGCATCCAGCAGAAGATCGTCGGGGCCCGCGACGCGGGCGCCGAGCTCTTCCTGGTGCCGCCGGACAACTGCGCGGACGCCCTGGGCGCCCCGAACGAAGACATGCGCCTGGTCCGCGCCGAGACCATGCACGACGCCGTCGAGGCGATCGAGGCCTGGGTGAAGGACCCTGACGCGAAGCTGCCGAGCTGCGAGGACTGA
- a CDS encoding molybdenum cofactor biosynthesis protein MoaE, giving the protein MTHPAVRLVGLRETPLDVEEVLGSLDDDASGGLVLFVGRVRDHDGGKGVTGLDYSAHPTALDRLTAVCERVAEEHDVHGLAAVHRVGTLDIGDAAVVVATVSSHRGAAFEASRALIDTLKAEVPIWKHQRFGDGTEEWVGSP; this is encoded by the coding sequence ATGACCCATCCCGCCGTCCGGCTCGTCGGCCTGCGCGAGACGCCCCTCGACGTGGAGGAGGTGCTGGGCTCCCTCGACGACGACGCCTCCGGCGGCCTGGTGCTCTTCGTCGGCCGGGTCCGCGACCACGACGGGGGCAAGGGGGTCACCGGCCTGGACTACTCCGCGCACCCGACGGCGCTCGACCGGCTCACCGCGGTGTGCGAGCGGGTGGCCGAGGAGCACGACGTCCACGGGCTCGCGGCCGTCCACCGGGTCGGCACCCTCGACATCGGCGACGCCGCCGTCGTCGTCGCGACCGTCTCCTCCCACCGCGGGGCCGCCTTCGAGGCCTCCCGCGCGCTGATCGACACCCTCAAGGCGGAGGTGCCGATCTGGAAGCACCAGCGCTTCGGCGACGGCACCGAGGAGTGGGTCGGCTCCCCGTAG
- a CDS encoding zinc-dependent metalloprotease, which yields MTNNPSDGPDDGQDPGQNPFKGTPFEAFFSGGAGGFPGGLPGGFPGGMPGGMPDLSALFGQIQAMMQPYDGPLNWTLALDTARKAVPQPDPTPTQRQKDAVADALRLADHWLDETTTFPSGVTSTAAWSRAEWVVATADVWKVLVEPVALQSTQGIADALPPEAKAQAGPILGILGKAVGAMLASQVGSGLGALAGEVLSVSDVGVPLTEPGRAALLPANIAAFREGLDVTEDDVVLYLALREAAHQRLFAHVPWLREHVLAAVTDYAKGVEINAEAIQSRIEEQMRGIDPNDPASMQQLLEGGLFEMPKSPRQEAALQRLETALALVEGWVDEVVGQATATRMPAAAKMQEAVRRRRAAGGPAEQTFASLVGLELRPRRLRDASTLWGSLRSRQGIEGRDGVWMHPDLLPTPADLDDPLGFREDSAAPASLSEEDFDAELRKLLDPSSPEGPESPESPESPKPSEE from the coding sequence ATGACCAACAACCCGTCGGACGGCCCCGACGACGGCCAGGACCCGGGCCAGAATCCCTTCAAGGGCACGCCCTTCGAGGCGTTCTTCTCCGGTGGCGCCGGAGGCTTCCCGGGCGGTCTGCCCGGAGGCTTCCCGGGTGGGATGCCCGGAGGGATGCCGGACCTCTCCGCGCTCTTCGGCCAGATCCAGGCGATGATGCAGCCCTACGACGGGCCGCTGAACTGGACCCTCGCCCTCGACACCGCCCGCAAGGCCGTGCCGCAGCCCGACCCGACGCCCACCCAGCGCCAGAAGGACGCCGTCGCCGACGCGCTGCGCCTGGCCGACCACTGGCTCGACGAGACCACCACGTTCCCCTCGGGCGTGACCTCGACGGCCGCGTGGAGCCGCGCGGAGTGGGTCGTGGCCACCGCTGACGTGTGGAAGGTGCTGGTCGAGCCGGTCGCCCTCCAGTCCACCCAGGGCATCGCCGACGCGCTCCCGCCGGAGGCCAAGGCGCAGGCCGGGCCGATCCTCGGCATCCTCGGCAAGGCCGTCGGCGCGATGCTCGCCAGCCAGGTCGGCTCGGGCCTCGGCGCCCTGGCCGGTGAGGTGCTGAGCGTCTCCGACGTCGGCGTACCCCTCACCGAGCCGGGCCGGGCCGCGCTGCTGCCCGCGAACATCGCCGCCTTCCGCGAGGGCCTCGACGTCACCGAGGACGACGTGGTGCTCTACCTCGCGCTGCGCGAGGCCGCCCACCAGCGCCTCTTCGCCCACGTGCCGTGGCTGCGCGAGCACGTCCTCGCCGCGGTCACCGACTACGCCAAGGGCGTGGAGATCAACGCCGAGGCGATCCAGTCGCGCATCGAGGAGCAGATGCGCGGGATCGACCCCAACGACCCCGCCTCGATGCAGCAGCTGCTCGAGGGCGGCCTGTTCGAGATGCCGAAGTCGCCGCGTCAGGAGGCCGCGCTCCAGCGGCTCGAGACCGCGCTCGCCCTGGTCGAGGGCTGGGTCGACGAGGTCGTCGGCCAGGCCACCGCCACCCGGATGCCGGCCGCGGCCAAGATGCAGGAGGCGGTACGCCGCCGGCGCGCCGCCGGCGGACCCGCCGAGCAGACCTTCGCCTCGCTCGTGGGGCTCGAGCTGCGCCCGCGCCGCCTGCGCGACGCCTCCACCCTGTGGGGCTCGCTGCGCAGCCGCCAGGGCATCGAGGGCCGCGACGGGGTGTGGATGCACCCCGACCTGCTCCCGACCCCGGCCGACCTCGACGACCCGCTCGGCTTCCGCGAGGACTCCGCGGCCCCGGCCTCGTTGAGCGAGGAGGACTTCGACGCCGAGCTGCGCAAGCTGCTCGACCCGAGCTCCCCCGAGGGCCCCGAGTCGCCCGAGTCCCCCGAGTCCCCCAAGCCCTCCGAGGAGTGA
- a CDS encoding NUDIX hydrolase, which translates to MSLHADALALLEGWAAPSAEQETLRERYVAHLRAHPDGLQRGCRPDHVTASTLVVDAAGERALLTLHAKAREWFQLGGHCEAGDTTLAGAALREATEESGIAGLVVDPQPVHLSEHAVPFCGGPQAGGRPVHHLDVRFLAVAPAEATYAVSEESVDVRWWPLDALPNPELAELVALGAARLARVAQMAQSTSSPGGGSIRSAADQPAR; encoded by the coding sequence GTGAGCCTCCACGCCGACGCGCTCGCGCTGCTCGAGGGCTGGGCCGCGCCGAGTGCCGAGCAGGAGACGCTGCGCGAGCGGTACGTCGCCCACCTGCGCGCCCACCCCGACGGGCTCCAGCGCGGCTGCCGCCCTGACCACGTCACCGCCAGCACGCTGGTGGTCGACGCGGCCGGCGAGCGGGCGCTGCTGACGCTGCACGCCAAGGCGCGCGAGTGGTTCCAGCTCGGCGGGCACTGCGAGGCCGGTGACACCACGCTCGCCGGCGCGGCCCTGCGCGAGGCGACCGAGGAGTCCGGGATCGCCGGGCTGGTCGTCGACCCGCAGCCGGTGCACCTCTCCGAGCACGCCGTGCCGTTCTGCGGCGGACCGCAGGCGGGCGGGCGCCCCGTGCACCACCTCGACGTCCGCTTCCTCGCGGTCGCGCCGGCGGAGGCGACGTACGCGGTGAGCGAGGAGTCGGTCGACGTGCGCTGGTGGCCGCTGGACGCGCTGCCCAACCCCGAGCTGGCCGAGCTGGTCGCGCTCGGCGCGGCCCGGCTGGCCCGGGTGGCCCAGATGGCTCAGTCGACGTCCTCGCCGGGCGGCGGGTCCATCCGCTCCGCCGCCGACCAGCCCGCCAGGTAG
- a CDS encoding M48 family metallopeptidase, with product MGVPPAVEVRRSERRRHTVSAYRDGERIVVLVPASLSRAEEADWVERMVARLERSEQRARPSDDDLLARAKVLSNRYLGGIAAPDSVRWVDNQNSRWGSCTPRERAIRLSTRLQGMPSWVIDYVMVHELAHLIEAGHDARFWAWVDRYPQAERAKGYLAGWSAAERMDPPPGEDVD from the coding sequence ATGGGAGTACCCCCCGCCGTGGAGGTACGCCGCTCCGAGCGGCGTCGCCACACCGTCTCGGCCTACCGCGACGGTGAGCGGATCGTGGTGCTCGTGCCCGCCAGCCTCTCCCGCGCGGAGGAGGCCGACTGGGTCGAGCGGATGGTCGCCCGGCTGGAGCGCTCCGAGCAGCGCGCCCGCCCCTCCGACGACGACCTCCTGGCCCGCGCGAAGGTGCTCAGCAACCGGTACCTCGGCGGGATCGCCGCCCCGGACTCCGTGCGGTGGGTCGACAACCAGAACTCCCGGTGGGGCTCCTGCACCCCGCGGGAGCGGGCGATCCGGCTGTCCACCCGGCTGCAGGGGATGCCCTCGTGGGTCATCGACTACGTCATGGTCCACGAGCTCGCGCACCTGATCGAGGCCGGCCACGACGCCCGGTTCTGGGCGTGGGTGGACCGCTACCCCCAGGCCGAGCGGGCCAAGGGCTACCTGGCGGGCTGGTCGGCGGCGGAGCGGATGGACCCGCCGCCCGGCGAGGACGTCGACTGA